The sequence GAGTATTACAGTATCCGATACTGAAAATAACTCGAGTGTCGCTAAGAGATCAGATAGTCCAGCTAATAATTCTGGAGCTACTAATAATGCTTTTGGGGTTGCCGTAACCGAGCTATCCGACACCAAGAAGAAGGACATGGGGCTGAGATCGGGGGTTGAGGTGACCGGCCTAGCTGATGGCCCCTTGGCGCGCGCGGGTATTCGACCTGGAGACATCATTGTGAGGGTTGCTGATACTGACGTCTCAGGGGTAAAACAGTTCGAATCCCTGGTCAAAGGACTTGATTCTAATAGGGCTGTGCCAGTTTTTGTCCGTCGAGGCGATAGCACCCTAGTGATCCCTGTAAGGCCAAAATAAGGCCTTTCTCACCCCTAAATCGGCCTTGGAGCTGGGTTTAGGTTCACCCATTACAATTCCCATAAGACGACTTTTTGCAGCGCATCATAGTGGTGTGTTCTGATAAGGCGTTTTTTGAAGGACCTTACAAGACGCCATGGATTTAATCCGCAATTTCTCAATCATCGCCCACATTGATCACGGCAAGTCGACCTTGGCTGATCGCATTATTCAATTATGCGGTGGACTTTCTGATCGTGAGATGGAAGCCCAGGTTTTGGACTCGATGGATATTGAGCGCGAGCGTGGCATCACCATCAAAGCCCAAACTGCAGCTCTCAATTACAAAGCCAAAGATGGCAAGATCTACAACCTCAATCTCATTGACACCCCGGGGCATGTTGACTTCTCTTATGAAGTCAGTCGTTCACTTTCGGCATGTGAGGGTGCGCTGCTCGTAGTCGACGCTAGTCAAGGGGTCGAAGCCCAAACTGTAGCCAACTGTTACACCGCAATTGAGCTTGGTGTTGAGGTGGTGCCAGTGCTCAATAAGATTGATTTGCCCCAAGCCGATCCTGAGCGCGCTAAACAAGAAATTGAAGATGTGATTGGTATTGATGCAACCGATGCCGTGACTTGCTCTGCTAAAACCGGCCTGGGTGTGGCTGAAGTCATTGAAGAAATGATTCGGCGTGTACCAGCACCCAAGGGAGATGCATCTGCTCCTTTACAAGCCTTAATCATTGATTCTTGGTTTGATAATTATGTTGGTGTCGTGATGTTGGTTCGGGTCGTAAATGGCACTCTTAAACCCAAAGACAAAATTCTACTGATGGCAAACGGCTCTACCCATTTGGTTGAGCATGTTGGAGTCTTTAGCCCTAAATCAGTTGATCGCCCAGAACTTTCTGCGGGACAGGTGGGATTCATCATCGCGGGCATTAAAGAACTCAAGGCTGCCAAAGTCGGCGACACGGTAACACATGCGCCCGGTCAACAAGGTCGAACGCCTTCTCCAGAGCCATTACCAGGATTTAAAGAAGTGAAGTCCCAGGTCTTCGCTGGACTATATCCGGTTGAGGCAAGTGAATACGATCAGTTGCGTGAGTCATTAGAAAAACTCAAACTCAATGACGCCTCGCTCTTGTATGAGCCCGAAGTTTCTCAAGCACTGGGTTTTGGATTTCGCTGTGGCTTCTTGGGCTTGCTCCACATGGAGATCGTCCAAGAGCGTTTAGAGCGTCAGTATGGAATGAATCTGATTACGACTGCGCCAACAGTGGTTTATCAAGTTAAGCAATCTGATGGCGAAATCTTGATGGTGGATAACCCATCCAAGATGCCAGAGCCGAGTAAGACCGATACGATTTATGAACCTATTGTTACCGTCAATTTGTACATGCCACAAGAGTATGTTGGTTCCATCATTACTTTGTGCGTAGGTAAGCGGGGCATTCAGACTGGGATGAACTATCTCGGCCGCCAAGTGCAGTTGACCTATGAGTTACCGATGGCAGAAATTGTGATGGATTTCTTTGACCGCTTAAAGTCAATTTCTCGTGGTTATGCATCGATGGATTACGAGTTCAAGGAATATCGTCCTGCCGATGTGGTGAAGGTGGACATCTTGATTAATGGCGATCGCGTTGATGCCTTGTCAGTGATTGTGCACCGAAGTAATAGCCAGCATCGTGGTCGTGAAGTCGTCGCTAAGATGCGCGGCATTATTCCG comes from Polynucleobacter paneuropaeus and encodes:
- the lepA gene encoding translation elongation factor 4, coding for MDLIRNFSIIAHIDHGKSTLADRIIQLCGGLSDREMEAQVLDSMDIERERGITIKAQTAALNYKAKDGKIYNLNLIDTPGHVDFSYEVSRSLSACEGALLVVDASQGVEAQTVANCYTAIELGVEVVPVLNKIDLPQADPERAKQEIEDVIGIDATDAVTCSAKTGLGVAEVIEEMIRRVPAPKGDASAPLQALIIDSWFDNYVGVVMLVRVVNGTLKPKDKILLMANGSTHLVEHVGVFSPKSVDRPELSAGQVGFIIAGIKELKAAKVGDTVTHAPGQQGRTPSPEPLPGFKEVKSQVFAGLYPVEASEYDQLRESLEKLKLNDASLLYEPEVSQALGFGFRCGFLGLLHMEIVQERLERQYGMNLITTAPTVVYQVKQSDGEILMVDNPSKMPEPSKTDTIYEPIVTVNLYMPQEYVGSIITLCVGKRGIQTGMNYLGRQVQLTYELPMAEIVMDFFDRLKSISRGYASMDYEFKEYRPADVVKVDILINGDRVDALSVIVHRSNSQHRGREVVAKMRGIIPRQMFDVAIQAAIGSNIVARENVKALRKNVLAKCYGGDISRKRKLLEKQKEGKKRMKQVGNVEIPQEAFLAILQVDD